One genomic segment of Desulfobulbaceae bacterium DB1 includes these proteins:
- a CDS encoding peptidase M48 — MKYLPLFLSLFLACVAGCAINPVTGERELGFIGEQQEIAIGKEQYEPGRQMEGGDYLLDQQLTAYVDEIGQKLARVSDRPLPYEFKVLNNSVPNAWALPGGKISINRGLLLELNNEAELAAVLSHEIVHSAARHGAQRMEKGMLMQGALLATAVAVADSSYSGIAVGGAQLAANVITQKYSREAELEADYYGMHYMSRAGYDPQSAVSLQQTFVRLSGEKKINWLNGLFASHPPSQERVEANRRTAQSLKPGGEIGEKRYREKIKYIHENAPAYKAYDNGVLALKKGDITKALALASEAMQIEPREALFLGLQGEAYFQQGDYGKALASSNRALDLNNRFFQFYLQRGLIREKMGDLAGARQDLEHSTKLLPNANAFKKLGDMSLVSGSTADAKAFFQKAASSQSLAGKDAAISFLCLDLPENPSKYLRLTLEQTKDGTARLRLSNPTPLPVHHIKCVARFLDARGTTQQIDLAHPGPVRPGKSVIIPLDGQKIAAKQQHTLQAKIVAAQIAQ, encoded by the coding sequence ATGAAATATCTCCCTCTTTTTCTTTCTCTTTTTTTGGCATGTGTCGCGGGTTGTGCCATCAACCCGGTCACCGGCGAAAGGGAACTCGGGTTCATCGGTGAGCAACAGGAAATCGCCATCGGCAAAGAGCAGTATGAACCAGGACGCCAGATGGAGGGGGGAGATTACCTTCTCGACCAGCAGCTTACCGCATATGTCGACGAAATAGGACAAAAACTTGCACGGGTGAGCGATCGCCCGCTCCCTTATGAATTCAAGGTGCTCAACAACTCCGTCCCCAATGCCTGGGCCTTGCCTGGAGGGAAAATATCCATCAACCGGGGCCTGCTGCTTGAACTCAATAATGAGGCGGAATTGGCCGCTGTGCTCAGTCACGAGATCGTCCATTCCGCAGCACGGCACGGTGCGCAGCGGATGGAAAAGGGCATGCTCATGCAGGGCGCATTACTGGCCACCGCCGTGGCCGTGGCCGACAGCAGTTACAGCGGGATCGCCGTGGGCGGCGCCCAGCTCGCCGCAAATGTCATCACCCAGAAATACAGCCGTGAAGCGGAACTTGAGGCTGACTATTACGGCATGCACTATATGTCCCGGGCGGGATATGATCCACAAAGCGCGGTCAGCCTGCAACAGACCTTTGTCAGATTGTCCGGAGAAAAGAAAATCAACTGGCTTAACGGACTTTTTGCCAGTCATCCCCCTTCACAGGAACGGGTCGAGGCCAACCGTCGTACCGCCCAAAGCCTCAAACCGGGAGGTGAGATCGGCGAAAAGCGCTACCGGGAAAAAATAAAATACATCCATGAAAACGCCCCGGCCTACAAGGCATATGACAACGGCGTTCTTGCCTTGAAAAAAGGGGACATCACCAAGGCCCTTGCCCTTGCTTCCGAAGCCATGCAAATTGAGCCGAGGGAGGCGCTGTTCCTCGGCCTGCAAGGAGAGGCTTACTTCCAGCAGGGGGATTACGGCAAGGCCCTTGCCAGCAGCAACCGGGCACTCGACCTCAACAACCGCTTTTTCCAATTCTACCTGCAACGCGGCCTCATTCGGGAAAAAATGGGCGATCTTGCGGGGGCTCGCCAGGATCTGGAGCACAGTACCAAACTGCTGCCAAACGCAAACGCCTTCAAAAAATTGGGCGACATGTCTTTGGTTTCGGGCAGCACCGCCGATGCCAAAGCATTCTTCCAGAAGGCAGCCTCTTCCCAATCCCTGGCAGGCAAAGACGCGGCCATCTCATTTCTGTGTCTTGACCTGCCCGAGAATCCCTCCAAATACCTCCGCCTGACTCTTGAGCAGACAAAAGACGGTACCGCGCGGCTCCGCCTTTCCAACCCGACCCCCTTGCCGGTGCACCACATAAAATGCGTGGCACGCTTCCTTGATGCGCGAGGCACAACCCAGCAAATCGACCTCGCTCACCCGGGTCCGGTGCGACCTGGAAAAAGTGTCATTATCCCCCTGGACGGGCAGAAAATAGCGGCAAAACAGCAACATACCCTGCAGGCGAAAATTGTCGCGGCACAGATCGCCCAATAG